One Dictyoglomus thermophilum H-6-12 DNA window includes the following coding sequences:
- a CDS encoding damage-control phosphatase ARMT1 family protein, which produces MKTRWECFTCFFRQAESALKRINIPNEKKIEIIKAIAKDLENFSPEDTPSYNTYLIFKKIYELSGSTDPYFEEKKYYNQQGLKLYEALKNIVDSSQDPLYTAVKVAIAGNVIDLGILNISKLNLGEYIKEIINIPLAIDHYFYFKNELSKTNEILYLLDNAGEIVFDRILIEELSKEKKIIAVVNEYPIINDALMEDAIEVALNKYAKIITTGSGSVGKPPELGGEEYKEVFNNAKLIISKGQANYESLEGRGYNIFFLLKAKCEVVAENLGVKEGDLVFLYEKAKNNLK; this is translated from the coding sequence ATGAAGACGAGATGGGAATGCTTTACCTGTTTTTTTAGACAAGCAGAATCTGCCTTAAAAAGAATAAATATACCTAATGAAAAAAAGATAGAGATAATTAAGGCGATAGCAAAAGATTTAGAGAATTTTTCTCCTGAGGACACACCCTCCTACAATACATATTTAATTTTTAAAAAGATATATGAGCTCTCAGGCTCAACGGATCCATACTTTGAAGAAAAAAAGTATTACAATCAACAAGGATTAAAACTTTACGAAGCCCTGAAAAATATAGTAGATAGTTCTCAGGACCCCCTCTATACAGCAGTAAAAGTGGCCATAGCAGGAAACGTTATAGATCTTGGCATCTTGAATATTTCAAAACTCAATCTTGGCGAATATATTAAAGAGATCATAAATATTCCCCTTGCCATTGATCATTATTTTTACTTTAAGAATGAATTATCGAAAACCAATGAGATTCTATATCTTTTGGATAACGCTGGAGAAATAGTATTTGACAGAATATTAATAGAGGAACTTTCTAAAGAGAAGAAAATAATAGCTGTAGTTAATGAATATCCTATAATTAATGATGCCCTCATGGAAGATGCCATTGAAGTAGCACTAAACAAATATGCAAAGATTATCACTACTGGCTCAGGCTCAGTAGGAAAACCCCCAGAACTTGGGGGAGAAGAGTATAAAGAAGTCTTCAACAATGCCAAACTTATAATATCAAAAGGACAAGCAAATTATGAAAGTTTAGAAGGAAGAGGCTATAATATCTTTTTCCTCCTTAAAGCAAAGTGCGAGGTAGTAGCAGAAAACTTAGGAGTAAAAGAAGGAGATTTGGTATTCTTATACGAAAAGGCTAAAAATAATTTAAAATAA
- the csx2 gene encoding TIGR02221 family CRISPR-associated protein has protein sequence MGEVKNILLSLIGRGKVLENISQGYKRTSYRFKTGEIFETGFFGSALWKYISQKEKINYWYIFGTSTSSWSEIIYALDEQKMSKFQDLAYEIYEAENIGIKGDLLKNWEEALSSEIPGIKLILIDPLDYKFFSEFLLENLPENDDLKIILDITHGYRYLPLILSFSIMYVKNFKNIKELKIYYGALEMSQDNAPVLEIDHINEIFQLSTAFELYKNSGYFPELLKNLGLNRREDVYFSIEMNERPREELEKIIEELESIKEKHKKVPAKALVEDLIPLCRERYLEDRMVERAKFFFKKKQYLKSLILLYEALTIIILKKAGYRDLSNIINRREKAREVYSKVLTEEWTRETFNNLEKIRNSAVHGNLRESQSSIRNFEDFSNLFQKSLELYHHLRKSLN, from the coding sequence ATGGGGGAAGTAAAAAACATTTTGTTATCCTTAATTGGAAGAGGAAAAGTATTGGAAAATATATCGCAAGGATATAAAAGGACTAGTTATAGATTTAAAACTGGTGAAATTTTTGAAACTGGATTTTTCGGATCTGCCTTATGGAAATATATCTCCCAAAAAGAAAAGATTAATTACTGGTATATATTTGGAACCTCTACCTCTTCTTGGTCTGAAATAATCTACGCTTTAGATGAACAAAAAATGTCTAAATTTCAAGACCTCGCTTATGAGATATATGAGGCAGAAAATATAGGTATTAAAGGAGATCTTTTGAAAAATTGGGAAGAGGCCTTATCATCGGAGATTCCAGGTATAAAACTCATCCTAATTGATCCTCTTGACTACAAATTTTTCTCAGAATTTCTATTGGAAAATTTACCTGAAAATGACGACTTAAAAATTATCCTGGATATAACCCATGGTTACAGATATTTACCTTTAATTTTAAGCTTCTCCATTATGTACGTAAAAAACTTTAAGAACATAAAAGAGCTCAAAATATACTACGGTGCTCTCGAAATGAGCCAAGATAACGCTCCTGTTTTAGAAATTGATCATATAAATGAAATTTTTCAACTCTCCACAGCCTTTGAGCTCTATAAAAATTCTGGCTACTTCCCTGAGCTCCTAAAAAATTTAGGCTTAAACAGAAGAGAAGATGTATATTTCTCCATCGAGATGAACGAAAGGCCAAGAGAGGAATTAGAAAAAATAATAGAGGAATTAGAAAGTATAAAAGAAAAACACAAAAAAGTACCTGCAAAAGCCTTGGTAGAAGACCTTATACCTCTTTGCAGAGAAAGATACTTAGAAGACCGAATGGTGGAGAGAGCAAAATTCTTTTTCAAAAAGAAGCAATATTTGAAAAGCCTTATCTTACTTTATGAAGCTCTAACCATAATTATTCTGAAGAAGGCAGGCTATAGAGATCTATCTAACATAATAAATAGAAGAGAAAAAGCGAGGGAAGTATATAGCAAAGTCCTCACCGAGGAATGGACAAGAGAGACCTTTAATAACCTTGAGAAAATAAGAAATTCTGCTGTCCATGGAAACTTAAGAGAATCCCAATCTTCTATAAGAAATTTTGAAGATTTCAGCAATCTCTTTCAAAAGTCCTTAGAATTATATCATCATCTTAGAAAAAGCCTAAATTAA
- the queD gene encoding 6-carboxytetrahydropterin synthase QueD, whose protein sequence is MFVIRKFKFDAAHNLESYKGKCERLHGHTYRLVVIVEGIPDSEGMIIDFVELKDIVKREVIDILDHSYINEIIKQPTAENIAIWIWQRLEEKLKRGNCHLYEIQVWETEDSGVIYRGEKIERRSE, encoded by the coding sequence ATGTTTGTTATACGTAAGTTTAAATTTGATGCTGCCCATAATTTGGAGAGTTATAAAGGTAAGTGTGAAAGATTACATGGGCATACTTACAGATTGGTAGTTATTGTTGAGGGGATTCCAGATTCGGAAGGCATGATTATAGATTTTGTAGAATTGAAGGATATTGTTAAGAGAGAAGTGATTGATATTCTTGACCATTCTTATATCAATGAGATAATAAAGCAGCCGACGGCAGAGAACATAGCCATATGGATATGGCAGAGGTTAGAAGAGAAGTTGAAAAGAGGAAACTGTCATCTTTATGAGATTCAAGTATGGGAGACAGAAGATAGTGGAGTAATTTATAGGGGTGAAAAAATTGAGAGACGTTCAGAATGA
- the folE2 gene encoding GTP cyclohydrolase FolE2, whose protein sequence is MRDVQNEKDYRGIYLRKVGIKNIHWPIKIVTKSGDYQSTVASIDISVDLREDLRGTHMSRFVEVLNGIDSLHPENLGKILQEVREKLRADSSHIKISFPYFIFKKAPVSQISSPNMVECVIDAELSKKLDMIIGVKVPIHTLCPCSKEISEYGAHNQRGVAEIYVRSKKLIWFEDLVEISEKSASAPIYSLLKRPDEKYITEMAYNNPKFVEDVVRDIVSELEKEPKISWYRVEVTSFESIHNHNAFACVEKGWVKK, encoded by the coding sequence TTGAGAGACGTTCAGAATGAAAAAGATTATAGGGGAATATATTTGAGAAAAGTAGGCATTAAGAATATACATTGGCCTATAAAGATTGTTACCAAAAGCGGAGATTACCAGAGTACTGTTGCCAGTATTGATATTTCTGTGGATCTGAGAGAGGATTTAAGGGGAACTCATATGAGTAGATTTGTAGAAGTCTTAAATGGTATTGATTCTCTTCATCCAGAAAATCTTGGTAAGATATTGCAGGAAGTAAGGGAGAAATTAAGAGCAGATAGCAGTCATATCAAAATATCTTTTCCTTATTTTATTTTTAAAAAAGCTCCTGTTTCTCAGATAAGTTCTCCTAATATGGTAGAGTGTGTTATTGATGCTGAGCTTAGTAAAAAGCTTGATATGATTATTGGGGTTAAAGTGCCTATTCATACTCTTTGTCCTTGTTCCAAGGAGATAAGTGAGTATGGGGCTCATAATCAAAGAGGAGTAGCCGAAATCTATGTAAGATCCAAAAAGTTAATATGGTTTGAAGACTTGGTAGAGATTTCTGAAAAATCTGCCAGTGCTCCCATATATTCTCTTTTAAAAAGGCCTGATGAAAAATATATTACTGAGATGGCATATAATAATCCAAAGTTTGTTGAAGATGTGGTAAGGGATATTGTCTCAGAATTAGAAAAGGAGCCTAAAATTAGTTGGTATAGGGTTGAGGTTACAAGTTTTGAAAGTATTCATAATCATAATGCTTTTGCATGCGTAGAAAAGGGGTGGGTTAAAAAATGA
- the folP gene encoding dihydropteroate synthase, which translates to MIVEITPEFLEKEMARVGAHPVSFEIFERKAQIIPLKIFNISSPTANIIKQEMLSLGGDAIVHKNVINCKVENSDIILLGTKKHYELLLQKLEKNNYFDLPRVFQELKEYLLKEKVREISSPWGRVISFNRILVMGIINVTPDSFYSGSRKMQIDEILKTAEDMIMNGVDIIDIGGQSTRPGSEPVSLEEEISRVIPAIENIRRNYPDVLISVDTYYSQVAKLAVEKGADIVNDISAFRFDESLVKVVAELKVPYILMHMKGTPKDMQKNPYYDDVIREIIEFFEERIEYANKNGVDPEKIIIDPGIGFGKRYEDNLEIMARLKEFKSLKKPILIGASRKSFIGKALGDLPPEERLEGTLGITALCVLNDVDIIRVHDVKENKRVVKVLEEIKCIRSSLQ; encoded by the coding sequence ATGATAGTAGAGATTACTCCTGAATTTTTGGAAAAAGAGATGGCAAGAGTAGGGGCTCATCCAGTTTCCTTTGAAATCTTTGAGAGAAAGGCTCAAATTATTCCTTTGAAGATTTTTAATATATCTTCTCCTACTGCAAACATAATTAAGCAGGAGATGCTTTCCTTAGGTGGGGATGCTATAGTCCATAAAAATGTTATAAATTGTAAAGTAGAAAATAGTGATATTATTCTTCTTGGTACTAAAAAACATTATGAGCTTTTGCTTCAAAAGTTAGAGAAAAATAATTACTTTGATCTTCCAAGGGTTTTTCAAGAGTTAAAGGAATATTTATTAAAAGAGAAAGTTAGAGAGATTTCTTCTCCATGGGGTAGGGTTATAAGTTTCAACAGAATTTTAGTCATGGGGATAATAAATGTAACTCCTGATTCTTTTTATAGTGGATCAAGGAAGATGCAAATTGATGAGATTCTAAAGACTGCTGAAGATATGATAATGAATGGTGTGGACATAATTGATATAGGTGGACAATCTACTCGTCCTGGATCTGAGCCTGTAAGTTTAGAAGAGGAGATATCAAGGGTTATTCCTGCTATTGAGAATATAAGGAGAAATTATCCTGATGTGTTAATTTCTGTTGATACATATTATTCACAGGTGGCAAAGTTGGCTGTTGAAAAGGGGGCAGATATAGTAAATGACATAAGCGCTTTTAGGTTTGATGAAAGTCTTGTTAAGGTGGTGGCTGAGTTAAAGGTGCCATATATTCTTATGCATATGAAGGGAACTCCTAAGGATATGCAAAAAAATCCTTACTATGATGACGTGATAAGAGAGATCATAGAGTTTTTTGAAGAGAGAATAGAATATGCCAATAAGAATGGAGTTGATCCGGAGAAAATAATTATTGACCCAGGGATTGGTTTTGGAAAAAGATATGAAGATAATCTTGAGATTATGGCAAGGTTAAAGGAATTTAAGAGTCTTAAGAAGCCTATACTTATAGGAGCATCGAGAAAGAGCTTTATTGGAAAAGCTTTGGGCGATCTTCCTCCTGAGGAAAGACTTGAAGGAACTCTTGGGATTACTGCTTTGTGTGTATTGAATGATGTGGATATTATTAGAGTGCATGATGTTAAGGAAAACAAAAGAGTGGTTAAAGTGTTGGAGGAAATAAAGTGCATAAGGTCTTCATTGCAATAG
- the folK gene encoding 2-amino-4-hydroxy-6-hydroxymethyldihydropteridine diphosphokinase: MHKVFIAIGSNLGDRMKNIEVALKKMEDYGLRIIKKSSIIETEPYGFKEQGKFLNGVILIETDLDPFDLLNLLLNIEKEMGRERKIRWGPRNIDLDIIFYDDLVINTDNLKIPHPDAHNRTFVMGPLSEIDPDFVHPVLNKKVKDIYLKLIEGNF; this comes from the coding sequence GTGCATAAGGTCTTCATTGCAATAGGAAGTAATCTTGGAGATAGAATGAAAAATATAGAGGTCGCATTAAAAAAAATGGAAGATTATGGCTTAAGAATTATTAAAAAATCTTCTATTATTGAAACGGAGCCCTACGGATTTAAAGAGCAAGGTAAATTTTTAAATGGTGTGATCTTAATAGAAACTGATTTAGATCCTTTTGATCTTCTTAATCTTCTTTTGAATATAGAGAAGGAGATGGGAAGAGAGAGGAAGATAAGGTGGGGGCCGAGGAATATTGATCTTGACATAATTTTTTATGATGATCTGGTTATTAATACTGATAACTTAAAAATTCCTCATCCCGATGCTCATAACAGAACCTTTGTTATGGGGCCTCTCTCTGAAATAGATCCTGATTTTGTGCACCCTGTTCTTAATAAAAAGGTAAAGGATATATACTTAAAACTTATCGAAGGGAATTTTTAA
- a CDS encoding creatininase family protein, whose amino-acid sequence MLKYRYEVMFPYQLREVLEKNPIVYLPVSPIEWHGEHLIFGTDPFRARRVLEIVWERLGGVMMPTLYVGTDGTIVEDGEEFWGMEMFAKEKIPGSVFVRKETFYNLLKDMLNFLERTGFKLCVLCTGHMAKPQVEVVEKLEEEYMERSMKVISWHWGKVKYPEELVTNNPLHAGVEESSEILSIDLSYVDLDRVGGMEVDRKVGLTKGNLENISEKLGESRFNFEAEELIKKILKCYNKES is encoded by the coding sequence ATGCTTAAATATAGGTATGAGGTTATGTTTCCCTATCAACTTAGGGAGGTGCTTGAGAAGAATCCTATAGTTTATCTTCCTGTAAGTCCTATTGAGTGGCATGGAGAACATCTTATCTTTGGTACTGATCCTTTTAGAGCAAGAAGGGTTTTGGAAATTGTTTGGGAAAGATTAGGTGGAGTTATGATGCCTACTCTTTATGTAGGTACTGATGGAACTATAGTGGAAGATGGAGAGGAATTTTGGGGAATGGAGATGTTTGCAAAGGAGAAGATACCAGGAAGTGTTTTTGTGAGAAAGGAGACTTTTTATAACTTACTGAAGGATATGCTTAATTTTCTTGAGAGAACAGGATTTAAATTATGTGTTTTGTGCACAGGACATATGGCAAAACCACAGGTAGAGGTGGTAGAAAAGCTTGAAGAGGAATATATGGAAAGAAGTATGAAGGTGATTTCTTGGCATTGGGGGAAGGTAAAATATCCTGAAGAACTTGTTACAAATAATCCCCTTCATGCAGGAGTAGAGGAGAGTAGTGAGATCTTAAGTATTGATCTTTCTTATGTGGATCTTGATAGGGTGGGAGGTATGGAGGTGGATAGAAAGGTTGGTTTGACTAAGGGTAATTTAGAAAACATAAGTGAAAAGCTTGGGGAAAGCAGATTTAATTTTGAGGCTGAGGAGCTTATTAAAAAGATTCTAAAATGTTATAATAAAGAGAGTTAA
- a CDS encoding tetratricopeptide repeat-containing diguanylate cyclase, with product MDSVLENLNYIEEVLKKEPIVYLNLPTGSGRTYLLKSFFERNKSSSLFTHYASHRTPVGEFFITLLSLIDKNSFLKEKGDIVGPILRRYIHPRFLSHLEKYKAEEVISLDVEVAQIADIASFILEKRKIKYWIFDNWQEFLYYGDVFKELIPYLSKKYNMAFVITGKDFNMESYEIKIDDLLVPLNVDTTIKEMEKAFNLDNKEAVRLFEMSNGNWNNAIVIYKNDFKSLWDIVWEKINSLSENEKKALYTLTFVGKTFSSTTVKAVKELYGPLKFIRDFVDSKLMRWEYPLWRFVSEDVLNYVRESMPYNFSQLKEEFVKKLSSFNYSDIWGRVALLSEEDEKYWKYAKIKEFRSSYNIQRKMEILEEIVEKGKDDGNIYKRRLINLLIDFQKFNKAINIIEFIEDKNLLDLANKVRCLSYLGKYEEAEKLIEEIIDSLEMDYNLPQILSRIVSYHFLTKKVTDALFLLNKYLEDILRLTSSPKYLANFYNALGLLNLIDGKFEKAISVFENGLVLAEKSGDKVVLHKLLNNLGDLRNYLYGPKSAVIINQRAYDISKSLSKNLMVISLGNLIKSKMQYSNLKEVEDLLLELERLVSEIELEYFLYSGYRRLAIAYLNYGKREELDKVIKKLEDLKTISESKILVRILRSFFGEIEITEEEVLETKEEQIMTLYMKLVAEKGLRISKSLRDYPTDYPIHNFLKGYILGESFFNLISYIDLMLERWEFLDAFYSYKLLMKNLERDKNLKVFVPYIKLEVVGLAILLGLEKELEDQLKEISLDYTGLIKEHSKIKALEDYVGKAIMDSETEEEAMELIYRVISDFIDNFLVVLRIGDRTLKRGNELIATNKFRFFYKKPPFSVSVYSLKNLSPSLFFVIRNLLKSFIVFWERKYGIFDPLTGLFNRSYGERRLEEAFLDFVRENEDFSIIFIDIDGFKKINDTLGHSYGDYVLKEIATAIRNSIRQSDSAVRWGGDEFLILLRRADYNEAMKVVNRIKDRIESVSKGEIRISYGIETTSKETSSYRELIDRADVKMYAHKFRKLKDLENSKKE from the coding sequence ATGGATTCTGTGTTGGAAAATTTAAATTATATTGAAGAAGTCTTAAAGAAGGAACCCATAGTCTACTTGAACCTTCCTACTGGAAGTGGAAGAACTTATTTATTGAAATCTTTCTTTGAAAGAAATAAATCCTCTTCTCTTTTTACCCACTATGCATCTCATCGAACTCCTGTTGGTGAGTTTTTTATAACACTTCTTTCCCTAATAGATAAGAACTCTTTTTTAAAAGAGAAAGGAGATATTGTTGGCCCTATATTGAGAAGATATATTCATCCAAGATTTTTATCTCATCTGGAAAAGTACAAGGCTGAAGAAGTAATATCCTTGGATGTAGAGGTAGCTCAAATAGCTGATATTGCCTCTTTTATTCTTGAGAAAAGAAAGATTAAATATTGGATTTTTGATAATTGGCAAGAATTTTTGTACTATGGCGATGTTTTTAAAGAGCTAATACCTTATTTGAGTAAAAAATATAATATGGCATTTGTTATCACTGGAAAGGATTTTAATATGGAATCTTATGAGATAAAAATAGATGATCTCTTAGTTCCTCTTAATGTAGATACCACTATAAAAGAGATGGAGAAAGCCTTTAATTTAGATAATAAAGAAGCAGTAAGGCTTTTTGAGATGAGCAATGGAAATTGGAACAATGCCATAGTGATATATAAGAATGATTTTAAGTCTCTTTGGGATATTGTGTGGGAAAAAATTAATTCTTTATCAGAAAATGAGAAAAAGGCTCTATATACACTTACTTTTGTGGGTAAAACTTTTTCTTCCACTACTGTAAAGGCAGTGAAAGAGCTTTATGGTCCTTTAAAGTTTATTAGGGATTTTGTTGACTCTAAATTAATGAGATGGGAGTATCCTCTTTGGAGGTTTGTGTCTGAAGATGTTTTGAATTATGTGAGAGAAAGTATGCCTTATAATTTTTCTCAATTAAAAGAAGAATTTGTAAAAAAGCTTTCGTCCTTTAATTATTCAGACATATGGGGAAGAGTAGCGTTATTATCAGAAGAGGATGAGAAATATTGGAAATATGCCAAAATAAAAGAGTTTAGATCTTCTTATAATATTCAAAGGAAAATGGAGATTTTAGAAGAAATTGTTGAAAAGGGCAAGGATGATGGGAATATCTATAAGCGAAGACTAATAAATCTTCTCATAGATTTTCAGAAATTTAATAAAGCTATTAATATAATTGAGTTTATCGAAGATAAAAACTTGCTTGATCTTGCCAATAAAGTTAGGTGCTTATCATATCTTGGTAAGTATGAAGAGGCGGAGAAGTTAATAGAGGAAATTATTGACAGTTTAGAGATGGATTATAATCTTCCTCAAATTCTTTCAAGGATAGTTAGTTATCATTTTTTGACTAAAAAGGTTACTGATGCGCTATTCTTATTAAATAAATATCTGGAAGACATATTACGACTGACTTCTTCTCCTAAATACCTGGCCAATTTTTATAACGCCTTAGGTCTTCTAAATCTTATTGATGGTAAATTTGAAAAAGCAATTTCTGTATTTGAAAATGGACTTGTTTTGGCAGAAAAATCTGGAGATAAGGTAGTTTTACATAAATTACTTAATAATCTCGGAGATCTAAGAAATTATCTCTATGGTCCTAAGAGTGCTGTAATAATTAATCAAAGAGCCTACGATATATCCAAATCTCTTTCAAAGAATTTGATGGTTATAAGTCTTGGAAATTTAATTAAAAGCAAGATGCAATATTCTAATCTAAAAGAAGTAGAGGATTTGTTACTTGAGTTGGAGAGGCTGGTATCTGAAATAGAATTAGAGTATTTCCTTTATTCGGGATATAGGAGGTTGGCAATTGCATATCTTAATTATGGTAAAAGGGAGGAATTGGATAAAGTTATTAAGAAATTAGAAGATTTAAAGACCATTTCAGAGAGTAAGATTTTGGTGCGAATTTTAAGAAGCTTTTTTGGAGAAATTGAAATAACAGAAGAGGAAGTATTAGAAACTAAAGAAGAGCAGATAATGACTCTCTATATGAAATTAGTGGCTGAGAAAGGTTTAAGAATCTCCAAATCTTTGAGAGATTATCCAACCGATTATCCAATACATAATTTTTTAAAGGGTTATATTTTGGGAGAAAGCTTCTTTAATCTTATCTCTTACATAGATTTGATGCTGGAAAGATGGGAGTTTTTAGATGCTTTTTATTCCTATAAACTTTTAATGAAAAACCTTGAAAGAGATAAAAACTTGAAAGTGTTTGTTCCATACATAAAACTTGAGGTTGTGGGGCTTGCTATTCTTTTAGGTCTTGAAAAGGAATTGGAGGATCAGTTAAAGGAGATCTCTTTAGATTATACAGGATTGATTAAAGAGCATTCGAAGATAAAGGCTTTGGAGGATTATGTAGGAAAGGCTATCATGGATTCCGAAACTGAAGAGGAGGCTATGGAACTTATATATAGGGTTATTTCTGATTTTATAGATAACTTTTTAGTGGTGTTAAGGATTGGAGATAGAACCTTGAAAAGGGGTAATGAACTTATTGCTACTAACAAATTCAGATTTTTCTATAAAAAGCCTCCATTTTCAGTAAGTGTTTACTCTCTTAAAAATTTGTCTCCCTCTTTATTTTTTGTTATAAGGAATCTTCTTAAGAGTTTTATTGTTTTCTGGGAAAGAAAGTATGGTATATTTGATCCTTTGACAGGGTTATTTAATAGATCTTATGGAGAGAGAAGACTTGAAGAGGCCTTTTTAGATTTTGTACGTGAAAATGAAGACTTTAGTATTATCTTTATAGATATAGATGGATTTAAGAAGATTAATGATACTTTGGGACATTCTTATGGAGATTATGTATTAAAAGAGATTGCAACTGCAATTAGGAACTCTATAAGACAAAGTGATTCTGCCGTAAGGTGGGGTGGTGATGAATTCTTAATTCTTTTGAGAAGGGCAGACTATAATGAGGCAATGAAAGTGGTAAATAGAATAAAAGATAGGATAGAAAGTGTTAGTAAAGGTGAGATAAGAATTAGTTATGGTATTGAGACAACTTCTAAAGAAACGTCTTCTTATAGGGAGCTTATAGATAGGGCAGATGTAAAGATGTATGCTCATAAGTTTAGAAAATTAAAGGATTTAGAGAATAGCAAAAAAGAATAA
- a CDS encoding GH12 family glycosyl hydrolase domain-containing protein, with protein sequence MKKSLLSLILILLLITLSFSQTPKYKDAFILKAPSSGDVITKNLPLTLELNFWNIANYEGNTWMAFYKEEDTVEYYADIKNIVLKDKNSWVHGYPEVYYGYKPWAGHGNSIEKLALPKKVSEFPDVLFNLKYNIWYEKNLPINFAMETWITKEPYQKTVTSGDIEMMVWLYANRLSPAGRKVGEVKIPIILNGTQKDIIWEVYLSPMSWDYVAYKSKENILQGQVKIPINEFLKHLRTILANNPSRITPEKFDQMYVTVWEIGTEFGDPYTTEAKFGWTFSNFDIELK encoded by the coding sequence ATGAAAAAATCTTTACTTTCTCTTATCCTCATACTTCTTCTTATTACTCTCTCCTTTAGCCAAACTCCAAAATACAAAGACGCATTTATACTTAAAGCACCTTCCTCAGGCGATGTCATAACTAAAAATCTTCCTCTCACCTTAGAACTCAACTTTTGGAATATTGCAAACTATGAAGGAAATACATGGATGGCATTTTATAAAGAAGAAGATACTGTTGAATATTATGCCGACATAAAAAACATAGTACTTAAGGATAAAAATTCATGGGTACATGGATATCCTGAAGTCTACTATGGGTACAAACCATGGGCTGGCCATGGGAATTCCATTGAGAAATTGGCTCTTCCTAAAAAGGTATCAGAATTTCCAGACGTTCTCTTCAATCTAAAATACAACATATGGTACGAGAAGAATCTTCCTATAAATTTTGCTATGGAAACATGGATAACAAAAGAACCCTATCAGAAAACCGTTACTTCAGGGGATATAGAAATGATGGTATGGCTATATGCTAATAGACTTTCTCCTGCAGGGCGAAAGGTAGGAGAAGTAAAAATACCTATCATCCTAAACGGTACTCAAAAAGACATTATCTGGGAAGTATATCTTTCCCCTATGAGCTGGGACTACGTGGCCTATAAATCAAAAGAAAATATTCTTCAAGGACAGGTAAAAATACCAATAAATGAATTTTTGAAACACCTAAGAACAATTTTAGCCAACAATCCAAGTAGAATAACCCCAGAGAAATTTGATCAGATGTATGTGACAGTCTGGGAAATTGGAACAGAATTTGGCGATCCATATACTACTGAGGCAAAATTTGGATGGACTTTCTCAAATTTTGATATTGAGCTTAAATAA